The Chryseobacterium sp. 52 genome includes a region encoding these proteins:
- a CDS encoding MFS transporter: protein MNTSQITTAQRIKAIVGGSIGNLVEWYDWYAYAAFAIYFSNSFFPDSDLNAQLMNTAGIFAVGFLMRPIGGWLFGSIADKIGRKRAMTLSVLLMSFGSLLIALTPTYETIGILAPILLLIARLLQGLSVGGEYGVSATYLSEMATKERRGFYSSFQYVTLIGGQLIALGIQLILQKLLLTETQLEEWGWRIPFVIGALLSVIALYLRANLHETEAFENKKEVSDKKKGTVTELLKHPKALLTVIGLTLGGTLAFYTYTTYMQKFLVNTVHLTKEQSTLISFISLFIFACLQPVFGALSDRIGRRPLLLGFGILGTLFTVPLLTALSTTTSMWSAFFLIMAALIIVSGYTSINAVVKAELFPSEIRALGVGLPYALTVAIFGGTAEYVALWFKQAGIEQYFYWYITGCILFSLIVYAGMKDTKETSTLDKD from the coding sequence ATGAACACTTCTCAAATCACCACCGCCCAAAGGATCAAAGCTATCGTTGGCGGCTCTATAGGAAATCTTGTAGAATGGTACGACTGGTATGCCTATGCAGCCTTTGCCATCTACTTTTCCAATTCATTTTTTCCGGATTCTGACCTGAATGCACAGCTGATGAATACAGCGGGAATATTTGCAGTAGGCTTTCTGATGCGTCCGATTGGCGGATGGCTATTCGGAAGTATTGCTGACAAAATCGGAAGAAAAAGAGCAATGACTCTTTCTGTTTTGCTGATGTCATTCGGCTCTCTTCTTATTGCTCTGACTCCAACCTATGAAACTATAGGAATTTTAGCCCCCATCCTTCTTTTAATAGCAAGACTATTGCAGGGGTTAAGTGTCGGTGGAGAATATGGTGTCTCAGCAACTTACCTCAGCGAAATGGCGACCAAAGAAAGAAGAGGTTTTTATTCAAGCTTTCAGTATGTCACCCTGATCGGAGGGCAGCTGATTGCATTAGGAATTCAATTGATTCTGCAAAAACTTCTTTTAACGGAAACTCAGCTTGAAGAATGGGGCTGGAGAATTCCTTTTGTAATTGGAGCGTTGCTTTCGGTTATTGCTTTATATTTAAGAGCCAATCTTCATGAGACTGAAGCTTTTGAAAATAAAAAAGAAGTGAGCGATAAGAAAAAAGGAACAGTCACAGAACTTCTTAAACATCCTAAAGCACTGCTTACCGTGATTGGACTGACTTTAGGAGGAACCCTGGCGTTTTATACGTACACGACTTATATGCAGAAATTTTTAGTCAATACGGTTCATCTTACCAAAGAGCAGTCTACCCTGATCTCATTTATTTCATTATTCATATTTGCCTGTCTTCAGCCTGTTTTCGGAGCATTATCGGACAGGATTGGAAGAAGACCATTGCTTTTAGGTTTTGGGATCTTAGGAACACTGTTTACGGTCCCTCTTCTGACAGCTTTAAGCACGACAACTTCGATGTGGAGTGCATTTTTCCTGATTATGGCAGCGCTTATCATCGTGAGTGGCTATACGTCGATCAATGCAGTTGTAAAAGCAGAACTTTTCCCTTCTGAAATAAGAGCTCTGGGAGTAGGTCTTCCGTACGCGCTTACGGTAGCTATTTTTGGAGGAACTGCAGAATACGTTGCCCTTTGGTTTAAACAGGCGGGAATAGAACAGTATTTTTACTGGTATATCACCGGGTGTATTTTATTTTCCCTGATCGTTTATGCAGGCATGAAGGACACAAAGGAAACGTCTACACTGGATAAAGATTAA
- a CDS encoding RNA polymerase sigma factor — MVFEDIYELYWQKIFRLCMGYVNNSELAQDLAQETFIIVWRQLPKFRNESGIGTWIFRIASNNCLRQIEKEKRFTKADLPIHLEEKKQESMEPQIQLLYQFISELPETDRIIISLELEEIKQAEIAGIVGLSESNIRVKIHRIKEKLTKRFKENGY; from the coding sequence ATGGTGTTTGAAGATATATATGAACTGTACTGGCAAAAGATATTCCGTCTGTGCATGGGATATGTCAACAATTCTGAACTGGCACAGGATCTCGCTCAGGAAACCTTCATTATTGTTTGGCGTCAGCTTCCCAAATTCAGGAATGAATCCGGAATCGGGACATGGATCTTTAGAATTGCCTCCAACAACTGCTTAAGACAGATCGAAAAGGAGAAAAGATTTACAAAAGCAGATCTTCCCATTCATCTCGAAGAAAAAAAGCAGGAATCTATGGAACCTCAGATCCAGCTGCTCTACCAGTTCATTTCGGAATTGCCGGAAACAGACCGGATCATTATTTCGCTGGAACTGGAAGAGATAAAACAGGCGGAAATTGCCGGTATTGTTGGACTATCTGAATCCAATATAAGAGTGAAGATCCACAGGATAAAGGAAAAATTAACAAAAAGATTCAAAGAAAATGGCTACTAA
- a CDS encoding purine-nucleoside phosphorylase, with protein MLEKIKQTADFIKNIIRETPDFAIVLGSGLGKLQNEVEAIHTLEYSEIPNFPQTTVVGHGGKLIYGILEGKKVLMMSGRFHYYEGHSMETVTFPIRVFHLLGIKNLILSNACGGVNPAYDVADIVILKDHINMMPEHPLRGKNIESFGPRFVDMSEPYNKKMIAVAEKAAADHHIKIHQGVYVALQGPTFETPAEYGMIKAIGGDMVGMSTVPEVIVARHMGMDAFCISVITDLGGPDISFAVSHEEVLNAANKAMPNVITVVKGLVKNYQ; from the coding sequence ATGTTAGAAAAAATTAAGCAGACTGCCGATTTCATCAAAAATATCATCCGGGAAACACCTGATTTCGCGATTGTTTTAGGATCTGGTTTAGGGAAACTGCAAAATGAAGTAGAAGCGATCCACACGTTAGAATATTCTGAAATTCCGAACTTCCCGCAAACTACAGTGGTAGGACACGGAGGAAAATTAATTTACGGAATCCTGGAAGGCAAAAAAGTTCTGATGATGAGCGGACGTTTTCATTATTATGAAGGCCATTCTATGGAAACAGTGACTTTTCCCATAAGGGTTTTTCATCTGTTAGGCATTAAGAATCTCATCCTTTCCAATGCTTGTGGTGGTGTAAATCCAGCCTACGACGTTGCAGATATCGTTATTTTAAAAGACCATATCAATATGATGCCTGAACATCCGCTTCGTGGCAAAAATATTGAATCGTTCGGGCCACGTTTTGTGGATATGAGCGAACCCTATAACAAGAAAATGATTGCAGTTGCTGAAAAGGCTGCAGCTGATCATCATATTAAAATTCATCAGGGAGTCTATGTGGCTCTGCAAGGCCCCACTTTCGAAACACCTGCAGAATACGGCATGATCAAAGCCATTGGTGGTGATATGGTAGGAATGAGTACCGTACCCGAAGTAATCGTTGCCAGACATATGGGTATGGATGCTTTCTGTATTTCCGTGATTACAGATCTTGGCGGACCGGATATTTCCTTTGCTGTTTCTCACGAAGAAGTTCTGAATGCAGCCAATAAAGCTATGCCGAATGTGATTACTGTGGTGAAAGGCTTAGTAAAAAACTATCAATAG
- a CDS encoding TlpA family protein disulfide reductase, which yields MKKLALIFMISIFGLGYSQQQPKVLKTNFSKEALVQKLEDEQGKNITIQQILDQHKGKVLVIDFWAGWCRDCLKALPKAEELEKNNPNVDFVFLSLERSKEGFDKSLDRFNMKDKDNYWFASGWKNDFNNYIDLNWIPRYMIVDQKSSIAKYYAISPEDPEIQETINHLLQ from the coding sequence ATGAAAAAGTTAGCATTAATTTTTATGATCAGTATTTTTGGACTGGGCTATTCACAGCAGCAGCCGAAAGTGCTTAAAACCAATTTTTCCAAAGAAGCTTTGGTACAGAAACTTGAAGATGAACAAGGGAAAAACATCACTATTCAGCAAATTCTTGATCAACATAAAGGAAAAGTTTTAGTCATTGATTTCTGGGCCGGATGGTGCAGAGACTGCTTAAAAGCGCTTCCCAAAGCTGAGGAACTTGAAAAAAATAATCCGAACGTAGATTTTGTATTCCTGTCACTTGAAAGATCGAAAGAAGGTTTTGACAAGAGTCTGGACAGATTCAATATGAAAGACAAGGATAATTACTGGTTCGCTTCAGGTTGGAAAAATGATTTCAATAATTATATCGATCTTAACTGGATTCCAAGATATATGATTGTGGATCAGAAGTCTTCTATTGCAAAATATTATGCTATTTCCCCGGAAGATCCTGAGATTCAGGAAACGATAAATCATCTTTTACAATAA
- a CDS encoding ABC transporter ATP-binding protein: MKKQDTWGIVKRLFFIGMKFRSWFILTLIISVILSIVSTYRPYLTMEVVDNDITKLKDKALMMKHIYMLVGLVFAETILNFFLVYFSNYISQNVIRDIRERLYAKLIYFRTAFFDKTPIGQLVTRAVGDVETIATVYTDGFLMVFGDILRIIFVLIMMFSTNVHLSYITLAILPLMVMITRFFQKRLKKAFGDERTWTANQNSFVQERLAGMSIIQVFNRQGAEFKKFDDINITLKSALLKTVFIFSLFFPVVELISSLFIGFILFYGGYITISAGVVIAFIQYISMLIRPLRQIADRFNNIQRGIVGAERVLGVMDEDYAMPNTGTVKKDHFDGKIEFENVRFAYDDKQEVLKGIDFKVNPGETVAIVGATGAGKSTIISLITRLYDINSGKIIIDDVDLKDYELYHLRSHIGVVLQDVFLFHGSIFENLAFGDESITLEKIKAGAREIEVDQFIEQLPGGYDFVVSERGSSISLGQRQLLSFLRAYLSDPKILILDEATSSIDHESEKLIQRATEKITKNRTSIIIAHRLSTIEKADKIIVMEHGKIVEEGKHLELLDHNGYYATLYKAQLRHEVELEEESQNS; this comes from the coding sequence ATGAAAAAACAAGATACCTGGGGGATTGTTAAGAGATTGTTCTTTATTGGAATGAAATTCCGTTCCTGGTTCATCCTTACTTTAATAATTTCCGTCATATTGTCCATAGTTTCTACCTATAGGCCTTATCTTACCATGGAGGTGGTGGATAATGACATCACCAAACTGAAGGATAAAGCCTTGATGATGAAGCATATTTATATGCTGGTGGGATTGGTTTTTGCTGAAACTATTTTAAACTTTTTCTTAGTTTATTTTTCAAATTATATTTCACAGAACGTTATCCGTGACATTCGGGAACGCCTGTACGCGAAGCTGATTTATTTCAGAACTGCATTTTTTGACAAAACTCCTATCGGGCAGCTTGTAACCCGTGCTGTAGGTGATGTAGAAACTATTGCAACGGTTTATACAGACGGATTCCTGATGGTTTTTGGGGATATTCTGAGAATTATATTCGTTTTGATCATGATGTTCAGCACGAATGTTCACTTAAGTTATATCACATTGGCTATCCTGCCTTTAATGGTAATGATCACCAGATTCTTCCAGAAAAGGCTGAAGAAAGCATTCGGTGATGAAAGAACATGGACTGCCAATCAGAACTCTTTTGTTCAGGAAAGACTGGCCGGAATGTCTATTATTCAGGTATTCAACAGGCAGGGCGCTGAATTTAAAAAGTTTGATGATATCAATATCACCCTGAAAAGTGCTTTATTGAAAACCGTTTTTATCTTCTCATTATTCTTTCCGGTAGTAGAACTTATATCATCCTTATTTATTGGTTTTATCCTTTTTTATGGAGGGTATATTACCATCAGTGCCGGTGTTGTTATTGCATTTATCCAGTATATTTCGATGCTGATCCGTCCGTTAAGACAGATTGCAGACCGTTTCAATAATATCCAGAGAGGAATTGTAGGGGCAGAAAGAGTGCTGGGTGTAATGGACGAGGATTATGCAATGCCCAACACGGGAACGGTGAAGAAAGATCATTTTGACGGTAAAATTGAATTTGAGAATGTCCGTTTTGCTTATGATGATAAACAGGAAGTACTGAAAGGGATTGATTTTAAAGTAAATCCTGGAGAAACGGTAGCTATCGTGGGGGCTACAGGTGCCGGAAAATCTACAATCATCAGCCTTATCACAAGGTTGTATGATATTAATTCAGGAAAGATTATCATCGATGATGTTGACTTAAAAGACTATGAACTTTATCATCTGAGGAGTCATATCGGAGTGGTTCTGCAGGATGTATTCCTGTTCCACGGAAGTATTTTTGAAAACCTTGCTTTTGGTGATGAAAGCATTACTTTGGAAAAAATAAAAGCCGGAGCCAGAGAAATTGAAGTAGATCAGTTTATCGAGCAGCTTCCGGGTGGTTATGATTTTGTGGTCAGCGAGAGAGGTTCTTCTATTTCTTTAGGGCAGAGACAGCTCCTGTCTTTCCTTAGAGCCTATTTATCAGATCCTAAAATTCTGATTCTGGATGAAGCCACCTCTTCAATAGATCATGAAAGTGAAAAACTGATTCAGAGAGCCACAGAAAAAATTACTAAAAACAGAACATCAATTATCATTGCCCATAGGCTTTCAACAATTGAAAAAGCAGATAAAATTATCGTGATGGAACACGGTAAAATTGTAGAAGAAGGAAAGCATCTGGAACTTCTTGATCACAATGGTTATTACGCAACACTTTATAAAGCACAGCTTAGGCATGAAGTAGAATTGGAAGAAGAAAGCCAAAACTCATAG
- the lpxK gene encoding tetraacyldisaccharide 4'-kinase, with protein sequence MKRWYLYPFSLGYHLVTGIRNTMYDLGVFKSTKFKTPIINVGNLSVGGSGKSPMVMYLAQYLSKHYRTGVLSRGYGRLSKGYEVTNYESNYKIVGDEAMQLFERFKNRFVIAVSEERVPGAKKVIDDMDLDVLVLDDALQHRAIKAGFNILMTDFNDPYFKDHILPAGDLRESRNGSKRADIIMVSKCPDELTEETKRYYISRIRPSYNQKVFFSSIGYDENVYGKDKMLPDNNLNYYDILLITGIANPKPLLEHLAKFSQRVKHLKFRDHHNFTDDDIKKITAEYKKLGEYKLILTTEKDYVRLKTFDYLREIVYYWPINVIIDKKEEFNQIILDYVRKN encoded by the coding sequence ATGAAAAGATGGTACCTTTATCCTTTTTCCCTTGGTTATCATTTGGTAACGGGTATCCGAAACACAATGTATGATCTGGGAGTTTTTAAGTCTACAAAATTCAAGACTCCGATAATCAATGTTGGAAACCTTTCTGTGGGTGGAAGCGGAAAATCGCCTATGGTGATGTATCTTGCCCAATACCTGTCCAAACATTACAGGACCGGAGTACTTTCACGCGGTTATGGAAGGCTGAGCAAGGGTTACGAAGTAACGAATTATGAAAGCAATTATAAAATCGTTGGAGATGAAGCCATGCAGCTTTTTGAGCGCTTCAAAAACCGTTTTGTGATTGCTGTTTCAGAAGAAAGAGTTCCCGGCGCCAAAAAAGTGATTGACGATATGGATCTGGATGTCCTTGTTCTGGATGATGCTTTACAGCACAGAGCAATCAAAGCAGGGTTCAATATCCTGATGACAGACTTTAATGATCCTTATTTTAAAGATCATATTCTTCCTGCCGGAGATTTAAGAGAGTCCAGAAACGGTTCCAAAAGAGCAGACATTATTATGGTCAGCAAATGTCCTGATGAGCTTACCGAAGAAACCAAACGTTATTATATTTCAAGGATAAGACCTTCATACAACCAAAAAGTATTTTTTTCATCCATTGGCTATGATGAAAATGTGTACGGAAAAGACAAAATGCTTCCGGACAACAACCTGAACTATTATGATATTCTGCTGATCACAGGAATTGCCAATCCGAAACCTCTTCTTGAGCATCTGGCAAAATTTTCACAGCGGGTTAAACATTTAAAATTCAGAGACCATCATAATTTCACGGATGATGACATCAAAAAAATCACTGCAGAATATAAAAAATTAGGCGAGTACAAACTGATTCTGACCACAGAGAAGGATTATGTACGTCTGAAAACTTTTGATTATCTTAGAGAAATTGTTTACTACTGGCCTATCAATGTCATTATTGATAAGAAAGAAGAATTCAACCAAATCATCTTAGATTATGTTAGAAAAAATTAA
- a CDS encoding DUF4919 domain-containing protein, with the protein MNIKVFFFLLIVTLSGILQAQKTEFKAPDYSLIQKNIEDKSSEFYYPNLLKRLKQNDTLLTANQYRHLYFGFTFQKDYKPYEISKKDKEMGKYYRGEDISEKDMPKGIKLFREALEEDPLNLRAMNYLAYMYHLTNDDATAKKIAGNFHGLLSAILTSGDGLKCETGFHVISVSHEYVLLNMFQMESKSQSYDGKCDYQEFEKDQYKIPGFYFDVSKPSAKMFN; encoded by the coding sequence ATGAATATCAAAGTATTTTTCTTCTTATTAATTGTCACTTTATCCGGTATTTTACAGGCTCAGAAAACGGAATTCAAAGCTCCGGATTATTCTCTGATTCAGAAAAATATTGAGGATAAAAGCTCGGAATTCTACTATCCGAATCTTTTAAAGAGATTAAAGCAAAATGATACGCTTCTTACGGCCAATCAATACCGTCATCTTTATTTCGGATTTACATTCCAGAAAGATTATAAACCATACGAAATCAGCAAGAAAGATAAAGAAATGGGGAAATATTATCGCGGGGAAGATATTTCAGAAAAAGATATGCCTAAAGGAATCAAACTTTTTAGGGAAGCTTTGGAAGAAGATCCTTTGAACCTTCGCGCTATGAATTATCTTGCTTATATGTATCATTTGACAAATGATGATGCCACGGCAAAAAAAATTGCCGGAAATTTCCACGGATTATTGAGTGCTATTCTGACTTCCGGTGACGGTTTGAAGTGCGAAACTGGTTTTCATGTGATTTCCGTTTCTCATGAATATGTGCTTTTGAATATGTTTCAGATGGAATCTAAATCACAAAGCTATGACGGAAAATGTGATTACCAGGAGTTTGAAAAAGACCAATATAAGATCCCCGGATTCTATTTTGATGTGAGTAAACCTTCTGCAAAAATGTTTAATTAA
- the truA gene encoding tRNA pseudouridine(38-40) synthase TruA: protein MWSYFTTLRYFIEFSYNGKNYFGYQIQPDAISVQEELEKALSTILREEVKTTGAGRTDTGVHAKKIFAHFDTEQAVDEMNLPYKLNSFLPPDISIKRIFQVKDDFHARFDATYRTYEYYISLAKNPFTQESAWQHWKRQLDIHKMNEACKILFEYEDFTSFAKLKTDNKTNICKMYKAEWEQDGTELKFTVSANRFLRNMVRAIVGTMVEIGSGKIKPEDLRKIIEDKHRNAAGTSAPGHGLFLVDVGYEF from the coding sequence TTGTGGAGTTATTTTACTACATTGAGATACTTTATAGAATTTTCTTACAACGGGAAAAATTATTTCGGTTATCAGATACAGCCTGATGCTATTTCTGTACAGGAAGAGCTGGAAAAAGCACTTTCCACTATTTTAAGGGAAGAAGTCAAAACGACGGGTGCCGGAAGAACCGATACCGGCGTTCATGCCAAAAAAATATTTGCTCATTTTGATACGGAACAAGCTGTGGATGAAATGAACCTTCCCTATAAACTGAACAGTTTCCTGCCTCCTGATATTTCCATAAAAAGAATCTTTCAGGTAAAAGATGATTTTCATGCCCGTTTTGATGCCACATACAGAACGTATGAATATTATATTTCTCTGGCAAAAAATCCTTTCACTCAGGAATCTGCATGGCAGCACTGGAAAAGACAGCTGGATATCCATAAAATGAACGAGGCCTGTAAAATTCTGTTTGAATATGAGGATTTTACCAGTTTTGCTAAATTAAAGACCGATAACAAAACCAATATCTGTAAAATGTATAAAGCAGAGTGGGAGCAGGATGGAACAGAACTTAAGTTTACGGTTTCTGCCAATCGCTTCCTTAGAAATATGGTTCGTGCTATTGTTGGGACTATGGTGGAGATCGGAAGTGGTAAAATAAAACCTGAAGATTTGCGTAAGATCATTGAGGATAAACACCGTAATGCTGCAGGAACTTCAGCTCCGGGCCACGGACTGTTTCTTGTGGATGTAGGTTATGAGTTTTAA
- a CDS encoding M43 family zinc metalloprotease — protein MKKLLFILISGLTCSNFHSQKTEFQECGTDELMRKHYARYPEQKAQDDAFNLEISKLIKSGKFSKTVNKKLVYEIPVVVHVVGDGSAIGTVNNKSDADIIAWINYTNGVFSGSTTSGMSATSAVLPVKFVFAKVNPSCGVTNGINRINASHLPKYVSGGVNNDNTTNAVTASEITALGMWDTSKYYNIYVVKKLTSNSGGLNGFAYYPGGSNDYSFMSTNASAVNAQTLAHEFGHALGLRHTHEGYTESTGACPTNTDCTLQGDLVCDTEPMKSLYHSSVPSSCQTGQINPCTTQVYAGGEKNVMAYTYCFRNLFTLGQSDRATAQLLQYRQSLINSPVASSTTPNNNSVLATACTPASITNPGNFNVGVTSVKFASINNYSANYKQASNNFYENFTGNYCAGVSKTSIPGTTATSLTITPGTSNPHVIKAYIDYNNDGQFNETTELVLNQSGISNGSVATASVTPPANAVANVALRMRVIGEFNGTAVTACYTPKYGQVEDYSVIIERQNVLAVENTTKISTTHIIKDENSVYIKSDLKISSLHIYDASGRLLTSRTDIDSSEFRFPVNEKNTIVTVNAVLENGKVLNKKIKF, from the coding sequence ATGAAAAAATTATTATTCATCCTTATTTCGGGTTTAACCTGTTCAAATTTCCATTCACAAAAGACAGAGTTTCAGGAATGTGGAACTGATGAATTAATGCGAAAGCATTATGCGAGATATCCGGAACAGAAAGCTCAGGACGATGCTTTTAATCTGGAAATATCCAAACTGATCAAAAGCGGAAAATTTTCAAAAACAGTAAACAAAAAACTGGTGTATGAGATTCCTGTTGTTGTGCATGTCGTAGGTGACGGAAGTGCCATTGGAACAGTCAATAACAAATCTGATGCTGATATTATTGCATGGATTAATTATACCAATGGAGTTTTCTCCGGAAGCACAACCAGCGGAATGTCCGCAACCAGTGCTGTACTGCCTGTGAAATTTGTTTTTGCCAAAGTAAACCCAAGTTGTGGTGTTACGAATGGAATTAACAGAATCAATGCTTCTCATCTTCCTAAATATGTAAGCGGAGGGGTAAACAATGATAATACGACCAATGCTGTAACCGCTTCTGAAATTACGGCTTTAGGGATGTGGGATACGAGTAAATATTACAACATTTATGTTGTTAAGAAACTGACTTCCAATTCAGGAGGGCTGAACGGTTTTGCTTATTATCCGGGAGGCAGCAATGATTATTCTTTTATGTCTACCAATGCTTCTGCAGTGAATGCACAGACTTTAGCCCATGAATTCGGACATGCATTAGGCCTACGCCATACGCATGAAGGCTACACTGAATCTACAGGAGCCTGCCCTACCAACACTGACTGTACCCTGCAGGGAGATCTTGTCTGTGACACTGAACCTATGAAAAGTCTTTACCACTCCTCTGTTCCAAGCAGCTGCCAAACAGGGCAAATCAATCCCTGTACAACTCAGGTATATGCAGGAGGTGAGAAAAATGTCATGGCTTATACCTACTGTTTTAGAAACTTATTTACGCTGGGGCAGTCTGACAGAGCTACTGCACAGCTTCTGCAATACAGACAGTCTCTGATCAACTCTCCGGTTGCTTCTTCAACTACTCCTAACAACAACTCTGTTTTAGCAACAGCATGTACTCCGGCTTCCATCACTAATCCCGGAAACTTTAATGTTGGGGTTACTTCTGTAAAATTTGCAAGCATCAATAATTATTCTGCCAACTACAAACAGGCTTCTAATAATTTCTATGAAAACTTTACCGGAAATTATTGTGCAGGAGTTTCCAAAACTTCAATTCCGGGAACTACTGCAACTTCACTTACGATTACTCCGGGAACCAGCAATCCACACGTTATAAAAGCATATATTGATTATAATAATGACGGACAGTTTAATGAAACTACGGAACTCGTTCTTAATCAAAGTGGAATCAGCAATGGTTCTGTTGCTACGGCATCAGTCACTCCACCCGCAAATGCTGTAGCCAATGTCGCTTTAAGAATGAGAGTGATTGGTGAGTTTAACGGAACAGCCGTTACAGCTTGTTATACGCCAAAATACGGACAGGTAGAGGATTACTCGGTGATCATTGAACGCCAGAATGTACTCGCTGTTGAAAATACAACTAAGATCAGCACGACCCATATTATTAAAGATGAGAATTCTGTGTATATAAAAAGTGATCTTAAAATTTCTTCGCTGCATATTTATGATGCGTCAGGAAGACTTCTTACCAGCAGAACAGATATTGACTCTTCTGAATTCAGATTTCCTGTCAACGAAAAAAATACGATCGTAACGGTAAACGCAGTTCTGGAAAACGGAAAAGTATTGAATAAAAAAATAAAATTCTAA
- a CDS encoding alpha/beta fold hydrolase, whose protein sequence is MKKYKIFFILVLFFAAACNIFGQTTTYPFEVKKTGKGNQAIIFIPGFASSGEVWNETAAKFENNFTCYTLTMKGFAGAKPLTDASFKDWEKGIAAYIKDQKIEKPVIIGHSMGGGLAMALAADYPELASKIVIVDALPCLAALSDPNFKSKDNNDCTAMISSLTAMTDEQFKQMQTNTIPRLVADTSMQKTIVGWSMKSDRTTFAKMYCDFSNTDLREKIQHIQCPTLVLLESYFVNFKPAIENQYKNLKTADMRYASKGLHFIMYDDKEWYFEQLTHFLSSK, encoded by the coding sequence ATGAAAAAGTACAAAATCTTCTTTATTCTGGTATTATTTTTTGCAGCTGCATGCAATATATTCGGGCAAACAACAACGTATCCGTTTGAAGTAAAAAAAACGGGAAAAGGGAACCAGGCTATTATCTTTATTCCCGGATTTGCTTCTTCGGGAGAGGTATGGAACGAGACCGCTGCAAAATTTGAAAATAATTTCACTTGTTATACATTAACAATGAAAGGTTTTGCCGGAGCAAAGCCACTGACAGACGCCAGTTTCAAAGACTGGGAAAAAGGCATTGCTGCTTATATCAAGGATCAGAAAATTGAAAAACCTGTGATCATCGGACACAGCATGGGAGGTGGCCTGGCGATGGCATTAGCGGCAGATTATCCTGAACTGGCTTCCAAAATAGTGATTGTAGATGCTCTTCCCTGTCTTGCTGCTTTATCGGATCCAAACTTTAAATCTAAAGATAATAATGACTGTACAGCAATGATCAGTTCTTTAACAGCAATGACTGATGAGCAGTTTAAACAAATGCAGACCAACACTATTCCACGTCTTGTAGCTGACACTTCTATGCAGAAAACCATCGTTGGATGGAGTATGAAATCTGACAGAACAACATTCGCAAAAATGTACTGTGATTTCTCCAATACCGATCTTCGGGAAAAAATACAGCACATACAATGTCCTACCCTTGTTCTGCTTGAATCCTATTTTGTTAATTTTAAGCCAGCCATTGAAAATCAATATAAAAATTTAAAAACTGCTGACATGAGATACGCCTCAAAAGGACTTCACTTTATTATGTACGATGACAAAGAATGGTATTTTGAACAGTTAACTCACTTTTTATCATCAAAATAA
- a CDS encoding class I SAM-dependent methyltransferase: protein MTDSNKNHWENVYETKNPDQVSWTQEKPQVSLDFIHSFGLGKDARIIDIGGGDSNLVDFLLDEGYQHITVLDISAKALEKAKIRLGNKAEKVQWIVSDITEFEPEERYDIWHDRAAFHFLTAPEQISKYIDITEKYVTGFMAIGTFSKNGPEKCSGLDIQQYDEGSLAATFENSFEKISCLTEDHITPFGTVQNFVFCSFKKH from the coding sequence ATGACAGACAGTAACAAAAATCACTGGGAGAATGTATATGAAACCAAAAACCCGGATCAGGTAAGCTGGACACAGGAAAAACCTCAGGTTTCACTTGATTTCATCCATTCTTTCGGATTGGGAAAAGATGCCCGGATTATTGATATCGGAGGTGGAGACAGCAATCTTGTTGATTTTCTACTGGATGAAGGATATCAGCATATCACGGTTCTCGATATTTCAGCGAAAGCTTTGGAAAAAGCAAAGATAAGATTGGGAAATAAGGCAGAGAAGGTACAGTGGATTGTATCAGACATTACAGAATTTGAACCTGAAGAACGCTATGACATCTGGCATGACAGGGCCGCTTTTCATTTTCTCACCGCACCGGAACAGATCTCAAAATATATTGATATTACTGAAAAATACGTCACCGGTTTTATGGCTATAGGAACTTTTTCTAAAAACGGACCCGAAAAATGCAGCGGACTGGATATTCAACAGTATGATGAGGGTTCACTCGCGGCAACTTTTGAAAATAGCTTTGAAAAAATAAGCTGCCTTACGGAAGACCACATCACCCCATTCGGAACGGTACAGAATTTTGTTTTCTGCAGTTTTAAAAAACATTAA